The genomic segment TCACGCCCAAAGCCTGGGCAGCCGAACAAAGATCTCTACACCAAGCGCAGGCAAAGAACTGCGTGGCCTCACTGTAGCAGACAAACACTGTCAACCTCCAAGGGACGGGTCCTCGTTTGACGGATACAAACTTCTGGCAGAAGCCTTCGTGGCAGAGTTCGACTCCCCCCTCATCTTTAGCAATCAGAGCCGGGGTTCCGCGCCCTACCATTGGGGCAGTTCCCGGGGAAATGTCACCGACGCGGAACGAGGCTACACCTGGGAGTACTTCGTGTGCTGCATGGATCAAAAACGCATCGGATTTGTGTTCTCCCTCAACAACGAATGAATATCGTTCTCCCATCTACTCATCACCGGCAAACGCCTTTTGAATAGCATCCAACTTCACAGCATCGGGCTCGCAGTCTCCAGCGATGATCCGAAAGCGTGAAATCCAGCGTTGGCCGGACTCTATTTGAAAGGGTTCCTCCACCATTGGGATGAAGCAGAAATATGTCATTGCGTCATGCAGCCGAACGTGTTGAGCATACCGGAAGTTGCTGGGATTCGCGATCAGGGTGATAAGACAGGCTCAAAAATCGGCTGGTTACCGTTGACGTGGGCAAGCTCGACTCGGAAACCAACCACCTCCTCCTTCATCACCTCCAGCACTTTTTCGTGGCATATCTTGGCCGCGCCAAACTCCAGAAGTTCAACGTCTCCACTTCAAACGTGGCCTTCTTCCGGCTGTATGCCACCGTTTTTAGTTTTAACCTTAAAGGCCCAGAATATGTGCGCGAAAGAATTGTGATCGCGTTACACGAGCAGCCCTACCATGCGTCGCTTGATACATGTATGAGTAATATTGGCTAAAAGCGGAGTGTGAATTATTCTTGTTGGCCAGAATGTTTGCCTCTAGATCAAGCAGTTTGCTTCGGAAGTCTTCGAGCTCTGGAAGCTGATCTAAATAAAGAGTGGTTTCCACAACTAGAGTGAAAAAATTGGACTTTCTGAACCAAATAGAGTCAAGGGGTAATGAAAGCGAGGTGATCGTCTCAAATACTTTCTTTATCTTTGTCACAACACTATCACACGAAGGATAAACTTCGTTATACTTCGCAACCATGGGCTCCACTTCACGATCTTGAGCAAAATAGCCTCCATTTTCGATCGTCGCCATCACAAGGAGTATAAAGTGCAGATCGGCCATTCTAGTGAACTCCGATTCACGAAACACACCAAACTTTTCAAGGTCTGTGGTCTCAAGAATAGTTTTTGCAGCGGTGATAAAACTGCCGTCATAGACGGCGTTGTGGATTTCAACATTCTCGAGCTTAAATTTGGTCAGATTAATCCGCCGAAAAATCTCTCGGACGGTTTCATCGCTAACCCGACCTATATCTCGCATCACTACTTGGTAAGAAAGAAATTCTTGTTTTTGTTCAACGCTCAAATCTTTATATGGCGAGATCGACGTGTAGGGGCGATCAGGAAGCTCTGGGTTTCCGTCAATGTATCGTTTAATTGTTGTTAGACGCTGCTGTCCATCAATGACATGGCGCGTGGTAGTGAGTTCTTGAACATTAACTTCCCCCTCGCAAACATATATTTCCGGAAATGGATAACCTCGCAAAATAGTGTCAATAAACTCTTCTTGATGGGCGAGAGTCCAAACAAACCGTCTTTGAAAATCTGGACGTAATATCAGCCGGTTGGCCGCAACACTTTGATAAATGTCTGCGATTGTCGGGTTAGTGACGGACGGCTTAATTTGGGAGCTCATGGCTTTAGTTCGGACAATGTTAGGGTTTCGCGGACTGATTGAATTCCACTGATCGTATAAAGTTCAAGATGACGATAAGATCTGAAAACCCCTCCATTTACTTTATAGTTCCCGACCTCTGATCTTTCGTAAGATATAGATTTAAAAAATTCAAACCACCCGTTTTTTGCCAAGCTTACTTGAAATGAAGTCGGAAGCTTATCAGGTCGAATCCATCCCAGAACTGAATACTCGAGAAATTGATGATACATCTGTTGTTCATGCTCAGTGATACTACGACGAGCTCTGCGTAGCTGCATTTGATAAGATCTCGCAATCTCGATGAATTCCTCGAACAACTTCTCAGATACCAATGCCACATCAATATCTGAATCGAGACTGAACATCGTATTCTTGTGAGGGCTAAAACCAAGCTGGCCTGAACCAGTGATTAGAACCTCATGAAAGGAGATGCCAAAATTCTGGGCGATCCGGCTTCGAAAATCAAAAAAGTCGTTCTCCCTGCCTTCGAACACATGGGGAGTTCCGTGCAAGACGGTTTTTCGACAAAAGTTTGCGATCTCAACGGGTGAATTTATAGCCGCCAGCGTCGTTTTGAACTGTTCGAGTGTGATACGCATGTGTTGGAGCGAATGGTTCAATCATCGGTCTTCACTCGCAGAGCTAATTACTAATTGTGATCTTCGGTTCGTTTTACTGATGATACTCCTGCAGCGCGCGGACTTCGACATCGGCGGCTTGGAGGGACTTGATGGCGCGCATGGCGGCATCGGCGCCACGGAGGGTGGTCATGATGGGGATGCGGTTCTGCATGGCGGCGGTGCGGATCTTGATCTCGTCCTCGCGGGGGTTTTTGCCCGAGGGGGTGTTGATCACGAGGGCCATGTCCTTGTTCTTCATGAGATCAATGACGTTCGGGCGCTGGCCGCTGGCGAGCTTCGGCAGGATGTTGACATCGGTACCGGCGTCTTTGATGACCTGGCCAGTGCCGGCGGTGGCGTAGAGGGTGAAGCCGAGATCGGCGTAACCTTTGGCGATGCGGGCGACGTTGGCGCGGTCGGTTTCCTTGACGCTGATGAAGACGTTGCCTTTAGTCGGCAGGGTGCCGCCGGCGGCCATCTGGCTTTTGGCAAAGGCGAGGCCCATGTCCATGTCGATGCCCATGACTTCGCCGGTGGATTTCATCTCAGGCCCAAGAGCGATGTCCACGCCCTGGAACTTGCTGAAGGGGAAGACGGCTTCTTTGACGCTGAAGTGCTTCGGATGAACTTCTTCGGTGAAGCCCAGTTCCTTGAGGGTCTTGCCAGCCATGATTTTGGCGGCGAGCTTTGGCAGCGGGACGCCGATGGCCTTGCTGACGAAGGGGGCGGTGCGGGAGGCACGTGGGTTGACCTCGATGACGTAGAGGTCGTCGCCTTTGACGGCGAGCTGCATGTTCATCAGGCCGCGCACGCCGAGGGCTTTGGCCAGCTTTTTAGCGGCATCGCGGATGCGGTCCTGCATTTCGGCACTGAGGCTGAAGGGAGGGATGACGCAGGCGCTGTCGCCGGAGTGGATGCCGGCCTCTTCGATGTGCTCCATGATGGCACCGATGACGGTGGTCTCACCATCGCTGATGCAGTCCACGTCCACCTCGGTGGCGTCTTCCAGGAAGCGGTCCACCAGCACGGGGCGGTCGGGCGTGGCCTCGACGGCGTTCTTCATGTAGTGGGTCAGTTCGGCATCGCTATAGACGATCTGCATAGCGCGGCCACCGAGCACGAAGCTGGGGCGCACGAGGCTGGGGTAACCGATGCGGGCGGTGATGGCCAACGCCTCTTCCAGGGAGGTGGCGGTGCCGCTAGCGGCCTGGTGCAGGCCGAGTTCATCGAGGAGGGCGGCGAAGAGCTTGCGGTCTTCGGCGAGCTCGATGTTTTTCGGGCTGGTGCCGATGATGCGGACGCCGTTTTCTTCCAGGCCTTTGGCGAGGTTCAGCGGGGTCTGGCCGCCGAACTGGACGATGACGCCGAGCACCTGGTCGTTGCGGTTTTCGCGCTCGTAGATGTTCAGCACGTCTTCCAGGGTCAGAGGCTCAAAGTAGAGCTTGTCGCTGGTGTCGTAGTCGGTGGAAACGGTCTCCGGATTGGAGTTGACCATGATGGTCTCATAACCCAGCTCGCGCAGCGCAAAGGAGGCATGGACGCAGCAGTAGTCGAACTCAATGCCCTGGCCGATGCGGTTCGGCCCACCACCCAGGATCATGACCTTCTTGCGGTCATTGTCGCGGACTTCGTCCTCGGTGCCGTAGGTGGAGTAATAATAAGGCGTCTGCGCTTCGAACTCCGCCGCGCAGGTGTCCACGAGACGGTAGGTGGGGATGATGCCCAAATTCTTCCTCGCGGAGCGAACCTGATTGGCGTCTGCAGGCGAAAACATCTTGCCTATTTGGACATCGGAGAAACCAAGTTTTTTGGCTCTCTTTAGTGCAATACGAAGTGGCTCAATGAGAGAGTCGCCTTCCCCAATGGACTCTTCATCTTTGCGATTGGCTACTTCCCACATGAGGTCACAAGGGGTCATCAAACCACCATCGCTACGTTTCTTGAACAAATCTTCACCGAGTGTCTTCTGCTCCTTCACAATCTCCTCAATCTGCCGCAGGAACCAGCGGTCAATCTTGGTCAGTTCGAAGACCTTCTCGACATCCCAGCCAATGGCAAAGGCCTGGCCGAGGAAGAAGATGCGCTCGGCATTCGGCACCGTGAGTTTGGTGGTGAGGGTCTCTTCGTCCACCACGACATCGGCACCATCGCCGATCAAACCGAAGCGTTTGATTTCCAGGCTGCGCAGGGCCTTCTGAAGGGACTCCTTGAAGGTGCGGCCGATGGCCATGGCTTCGCCCACGGACTTCATCTGCGTGGTGAGGGTGGTATCGGCGCCGGGGAATTTTTCGAAGGTGAAACGCGGGATCTTGGTGACGACGTAGTCAATGGTCGGCTCGAAGGAGGCGGGGGTCTCGCGGGTGATGTCGTTCTTCAGCTCATCGAGAGTGTAACCGACGGCGAGTTTGGCGGCGATCTTGGCGATGGGGTAACCGGTGGCCTTGGAGGCGAGCGCGGAGGAGCGCGATACACGCGGGTTCATCTCGATGACGATCATTCGGCCCGTGTCCGGATGGATGGCGAACTGGATGTTGGATCCACCTGTCTCCACGCCGATCTCGCGGATGCAGGCGAAGGAGGCATCGCGCATGATCTGGTACTCACGGTCCGTCAGGGTCTGGATGGGGGCGACGGTGATGGAGTCGCCCGTGTGGACGCCCATGGGGTCCAGGTTTTCGATGGAGCAGATGATGACGCAGTTGTCTGCCTTGTCCCGCATCACTTCCATTTCGAACTCTTTCCAGCCGAGCAGGGACTCTTCGATGAGCACTTCGCTGACGGGGGAGAGGTCCAGGCCGCGCCCGGTGATGTATTCGAATTCTTCCTTGTTATACGCGATGCCACCGCCAGTGCCGCCCAGGGTGTAGGCGGGGCGGATGATGAGGGGCAGGGTGCCGATCTCTTCAGCGATTTTGCGGGCTTCCTCAATGGTGTGGGCGACGCCGGACTGCGGCAGGTCCAGCCCGATGGCGAGCATGGCGTTCTTGAACTTGAGGCGGTCTTCGCCTTTTTCGATGGCGTCCGGCTTAGCGCCGATCATGCGCACGCCGTGTTTTTCCAGCACACCGGAGTGGTGCAGGGACATGGCGGTGTTCAGCGCGGTCTGGCCGCCCAGAGTCGGGAGAAGGACATCGGGCTTTTCCTTGATGATGATCTTCTCGACGATCTCCGGGGTGATCGGCTCGATGTAGGTCCGGAAGGCGAATTCCGGATCGGTCATGATGGTGGCCGGGTTGGAATTGATCAAAACGACCTCGTAGCCTTCCTCGCGCAGCGCTTTGCAGGCCTGGACGCCTGAATAGTCGAACTCACAGCCCTGGCCGATGACGATGGGGCCGGAACCGATGACGAGGATGCGTTTGATGGAGGGATCTTTGGGCATGGAGGCGGAGGGCGGAGAGAGAAGAGAAAGCTTAGGTTGGGGCTTTCAAGGCTGCCACAGGGGGAGGCGGCGGTTCCGGGAACCGCTCATCTTTGCGGCGGCAGCCGGGAAAGCGCGGCATCTTGCACAGAGCCAGCGCGCTGTAAAGGGCGGAGGCGGAAGATGTGGCGTTCGAGCAGCATTAAATGACGAAGGTGGGCGGTGCGGTGTGCGAGAAAGGAGGGGCAGGGATGGGGGATGGGGAGAGATGCGAATTTTTCCCCATTTGGGGATTTTTGAGGTTAATGCACTGAAAATCAGGGTTTTAGGATGGGGATGATTTTCCCCATGAGATCCCCATTGCCTCCCCATGGGGAAGGAATGGGGAGATTTAAGACGCCGAGGCCAGGATCGGCGGGCCTGGAACGGGGCCATGGTCCTCGATGGAGAGGGAGAACGCGGTACCGGAAACGCGGGCGTGCCAGGCCGTGAGCGAACGGAGACGCCAGGGAGGACCGGGGTGAGAGGCACAGCGACAATATCCGGGAAGTGGGAGGGGGGCGCAAGCGACGGGAAGGCGACTTTGGGGATTTTTGAGGGGGGTGGGCAAAAGGGGACGGGAGTGTCTCGCCCTTACAGGGCTCGCTGAGAGAGGGGCGCACGTGGGTGGTCTTCCCAGGGCGTTGCCCTGGGCTTTGTTGTCTCGCCCCGCTGGGGCTGGGGGGAGGCGACTCCATCGGTTGAAGTCAGCGAAGGTTCATCCAGGTGCATTGGTGTTTGTTCCGCTGGGGCTGGGGGGAAGTTTTTGGGTGTCTGGCAGGTTGCCGGAGACACGGAAATGTGGCATGAGTGATGCCTGGAAGCCATGAGTGCGCTACTGAACCTCCCCACGATCAAGGACCAGACGGCCTTCAATCTGGACCGCTGGGATCAACTGGCCCGTGATGAAGAGGTGCGCAAGCTGCCTGGGCGAGTGGAGACGGACCGCTTTGGAAGGACGATCATGTATAACTATGCGGAATACTCACACGGGAGCCGCCAGGGCGATGTCTGGGGCCATCTGAGGCATTTATTACCTGACGGTCATCCTTCCGTTGAATGTCCCATTTCCACCACGGACGGGATTAAGGTGGCGGACGTGGCGTGGGTTTCAAAAAAGCGGCTGCTGAAGATTGGAGGTCGCACGGCTTTGTCGGGGGCACCGGAGATCTGTGTGGAGGTGATTTCGCCCGGCAATACGCGGGGAGAAATCGAGGAGAAACGCCGTCTTTATTTCGAGGCGGGGGCGAAGGAGGTGTGGATCTGCGACAAGAGGGGGAAGATGATCTTTTTCCTCAAGGAGGCCCCAGCGGTGGCGGCGAAGACATCCAAATTGTGTCCGGAGATGCCGAAGACGGTGGCGTGAGGGAAGGGAGGCGGGGAGTGCCTCGCCCTTACAGGGCTGGTTGGGAGCCCGGCGCACGTGGGTGGTTTTCCCAGGGCGTTGCCCTGGGCTTTGTTGTCATGCCCCGCTTGGGGCTGGGAGAGAGTTCGTTGGCAGGCGGGCGGGGAACACCTTGAGAAACCATGACATTGTGCGGACGTTGTCTTTTCTACTGCGCCTCCTCACCTGGGCCTGATGCCATCCTGACCAAGCAACGCGCCGAATACGAGGCGGGGTTTTACCGAGCTAAAGCTCTGGGGTACTTTGGCTCTGTCCATTTTCCCGCTGGGCCATTCTAACGATCTGTTTTCTGAGGGTCTCGGACTTTCTGCGGCGGTGGGTGGGGGACGTGGAGTGTGTCGCCCTTTCAGGGCTCGTTGGGAGGGGCAGGAATTATGGTCTTACCCAGGGCGTTGCCCTGGGCTGTGTTGTCACGCCCCGCTGGGGCTGAGGGAGTTTCTCAGCGGCAAGGCCTGCACAGTTTATCCATGGGCTATGTTGTTTCGCCCCGCTGGGGCTGGGGGAGTTTCTCAGCGGCTAGGGCTGCGCCAGTGTGCTGAAACACGGGGCTACTTCGGCGGGCCCAGCTTTCTGAACACACTGCGGAGTTGCTCCACGGTGCCGATGGCGAGGGTGACTTCGTATTCGAAGATGAGGCCGGGCTTGAGGGCGAAGGTCTGGAGGGGGGCGAGGTAGGAGCAGTCGCCGGCATTGCCGTTGCGCACGCGGTAGGTGGTGGCCTCCTTGACATGGGGCAAATGCAGGCCGAGGCCGGAATCCTTGGCATTGACCCAGGCGATCCAGGGTTCGGGGCCGAGGGTGATGATTTCATTGGGGAAGCCAGGCTGCTGGCGCTGGAGGCTGGCGTCTTTTCCCACGAAGACGAGGGTATCGAGGGCGGGTTTCACAAAGAGGGCGGGGAGTTCCTGGTGATAGGGCCGGTGGGTCTTTTCCCCGGTGTAGGCCATTTTAAATCTGAGACGGGCGAGGCCGCCTTCCAGCCGCAGCCATTGTTCCAGAGTCACTTCGGGGAGGAGCTTGCCGGTGGCCCAGTGGCGGGGGGTGGTTTTGGCGTAGAGCTCGTCCTTGGTCTCGCGGCTTTCGAGGAGCTGGGCAGGTTCGTTGCGCCAACTGCCGCCCTGGACGGGATTGTAGCGCCAGGGTTTGCCGTTCCAGTCGCTGCCGTCGGGGTCGCCATAGTAGGACTGCTGGACGTAGCGGCCCACGTCGTAGGCATTGAGCAGATTGTCAGACGAGTGCGAGTGGGAAAACCAGCCGATGCAGGCCCCGGCGGAGAGGTTGATGCCCAGGCGTACCTGGCCATTGTCCAGATAGACCCATTTTT from the Prosthecobacter algae genome contains:
- a CDS encoding DUF262 domain-containing protein, which encodes MSSQIKPSVTNPTIADIYQSVAANRLILRPDFQRRFVWTLAHQEEFIDTILRGYPFPEIYVCEGEVNVQELTTTRHVIDGQQRLTTIKRYIDGNPELPDRPYTSISPYKDLSVEQKQEFLSYQVVMRDIGRVSDETVREIFRRINLTKFKLENVEIHNAVYDGSFITAAKTILETTDLEKFGVFRESEFTRMADLHFILLVMATIENGGYFAQDREVEPMVAKYNEVYPSCDSVVTKIKKVFETITSLSLPLDSIWFRKSNFFTLVVETTLYLDQLPELEDFRSKLLDLEANILANKNNSHSAFSQYYSYMYQATHGRAARVTRSQFFRAHILGL
- the carB gene encoding carbamoyl-phosphate synthase large subunit, whose translation is MPKDPSIKRILVIGSGPIVIGQGCEFDYSGVQACKALREEGYEVVLINSNPATIMTDPEFAFRTYIEPITPEIVEKIIIKEKPDVLLPTLGGQTALNTAMSLHHSGVLEKHGVRMIGAKPDAIEKGEDRLKFKNAMLAIGLDLPQSGVAHTIEEARKIAEEIGTLPLIIRPAYTLGGTGGGIAYNKEEFEYITGRGLDLSPVSEVLIEESLLGWKEFEMEVMRDKADNCVIICSIENLDPMGVHTGDSITVAPIQTLTDREYQIMRDASFACIREIGVETGGSNIQFAIHPDTGRMIVIEMNPRVSRSSALASKATGYPIAKIAAKLAVGYTLDELKNDITRETPASFEPTIDYVVTKIPRFTFEKFPGADTTLTTQMKSVGEAMAIGRTFKESLQKALRSLEIKRFGLIGDGADVVVDEETLTTKLTVPNAERIFFLGQAFAIGWDVEKVFELTKIDRWFLRQIEEIVKEQKTLGEDLFKKRSDGGLMTPCDLMWEVANRKDEESIGEGDSLIEPLRIALKRAKKLGFSDVQIGKMFSPADANQVRSARKNLGIIPTYRLVDTCAAEFEAQTPYYYSTYGTEDEVRDNDRKKVMILGGGPNRIGQGIEFDYCCVHASFALRELGYETIMVNSNPETVSTDYDTSDKLYFEPLTLEDVLNIYERENRNDQVLGVIVQFGGQTPLNLAKGLEENGVRIIGTSPKNIELAEDRKLFAALLDELGLHQAASGTATSLEEALAITARIGYPSLVRPSFVLGGRAMQIVYSDAELTHYMKNAVEATPDRPVLVDRFLEDATEVDVDCISDGETTVIGAIMEHIEEAGIHSGDSACVIPPFSLSAEMQDRIRDAAKKLAKALGVRGLMNMQLAVKGDDLYVIEVNPRASRTAPFVSKAIGVPLPKLAAKIMAGKTLKELGFTEEVHPKHFSVKEAVFPFSKFQGVDIALGPEMKSTGEVMGIDMDMGLAFAKSQMAAGGTLPTKGNVFISVKETDRANVARIAKGYADLGFTLYATAGTGQVIKDAGTDVNILPKLASGQRPNVIDLMKNKDMALVINTPSGKNPREDEIKIRTAAMQNRIPIMTTLRGADAAMRAIKSLQAADVEVRALQEYHQ
- a CDS encoding Uma2 family endonuclease, encoding MSALLNLPTIKDQTAFNLDRWDQLARDEEVRKLPGRVETDRFGRTIMYNYAEYSHGSRQGDVWGHLRHLLPDGHPSVECPISTTDGIKVADVAWVSKKRLLKIGGRTALSGAPEICVEVISPGNTRGEIEEKRRLYFEAGAKEVWICDKRGKMIFFLKEAPAVAAKTSKLCPEMPKTVA